The following proteins are encoded in a genomic region of Nicotiana sylvestris chromosome 4, ASM39365v2, whole genome shotgun sequence:
- the LOC104248592 gene encoding ATP-dependent Clp protease proteolytic subunit 2, mitochondrial: MRSLIAHKLWNGISRRPLNPNSRRWYGLIPMVIEHSSRGERAYDIFSRLLKERIICINGPINDDTSHVVVAQLLFLESENPSKPIHMYLNSPGGAVTAGLAIYDTMQYIRSPINTICLGQAASMASLLLAAGAKGERRSLPNATIMIHQPSGGYSGQAKDMTIHTKQIVRVWDALNQLYSKHTGQPVEIIQKNMDRDYFMTAEEAKEFGIIDEVIDQRPMALVTDAIANEAKDKSSS; the protein is encoded by the exons ATGCGCAGCCTAATTGCTCACAAACTTTGGAATGGAATTAGCAGAAGGCCTTTGAATCCAAATAGTAGGAGATGGTACGGGCTAATACCGATGGTGATAGAGCACTCTTCCCGTGGAGAGAGGGCTTATGACATATTCTCAAGGCTGCTCAAAGAGCGCATCATTTGCATCAATGGACCCATTAACGATGATACTTCCCATGTTGTCGTTGCTCAGCTTCTTTTCCTAGAGTCCGAGAATCCATCCAAGCCTATTCACATGTACCTCAATTCTCCCGGTGGCGCCGTCACTGCCG GTCTTGCTATCTACGATACAATGCAGTACATTCGATCTCCAATTAATACTATATGTCTAGGTCAAGCAGCTTCAATGGCATCCCTTCTCTTAGCTGCTGGTGCCAAGGGTGAGAGACGATCTCTTCCTAATGCTACAATCATGATTCATCAGCCTTCTGGTGGATATAGTGGGCAAGCTAAAGATATGACAATTCACACAAAACAGATTGTTCGGGTATGGGATGCACTGAACCAACTATACTCCAAGCATACGGGACAACCAGTGGAAATAATTCAGAAGAATATGGATAGGGATTATTTCATGACCGCTGAAGAAGCCAAGGAGTTTGGAATAATTGATGAGGTTATTGATCAAAGACCAATGGCTCTGGTAACTGATGCTATCGCTAATGAGGCCAAAGATAAAAGTTCAAGTTAG